The window TCAACACTGGTGCAAATCCGCTGCTCAGCGGGTAAACGAACTGGCCGTGCCCATGAATGAGATGCTTAAGACAGCCCGTTCGCAAGGCGTGAAGATCATTCATGCTCCCAGCACTTGCATGGATTTCTATAAGAACAGCGGGCAACGACGTCATGCCATGGAGGCTCCTTTTCATCAAACGCCGATTCCGCTGGCAACTACCCAGCGATGGGGCACAGCCTGGTGCTGGCCTGACAAATCGCGAGAAGGAGTTCTGCCCATCGATGATTCCGACATGGGATGCGACTGCGAGAAGAAATGCGAAATACGATCACCGTGGACTCGGCAAAATTCTCTCATTGAAATTGCGGATCAAGACGCGATCACCGACAACGGCCAGGAAACCTGGAACCTGCAATGTCAGCATCAGATCGACCATGTGATCTTGTGTGGCGTGCATTTGAACATGTGTGTCTTGGGCAGGCCCTTTGCTATCAGGCAAATGGTCAAACTCGGCAAAGATGTCGCCTTAATGCGGGATATGACCGATACGATGTACAACCCAGAGAGACCCCCATGCCAGACGCACTTTGCTGGCACGGATCTAGTGGTTGAACATGTGGAGCGTTACTGGTGTCCCAGCTTTCTGAGCAGTGATATTACTGGTAAGCCTGCATTTCGATTCAAAGGTGATACACGCTGAGAGCAGTCTTAAAAGAAAAACGCCGCGCTGACATTGTCAGCGCGGCGTATGTATTTGTATCCAATCTTGTTATTTCTTGGCAGTTTTGCGGAAGGATGGATCAAGATCGAATCTGTCAAGATTCATGACCTTGTTCCATGCAGCAACGAAGTCGTTCACAAATTTCTGCTGAGCATCATCGCTACCATAAACTTCTGCAATGGCTCGAAGCTGTGAGTTGGAACCGAAGATGAGGTCTGCCCTGGTGCCTGTCCACTTGACCTCACCGGTCTTACGGTCTTTCCCTTCGAAAAGCCCTTCACCTTTGTCCGACTTCTTCCATTCCGTATTCAGATCGAGCAGGTTGAGGAAGAAATCGTTGGTAAGAGTTTCCGGGCGTTTGGTGAACACACCCAGCTTTGAATTGCCGGTATTGGCGTTCAAGGCTCGCAAGCCACCGACCAGCACAGTCATTTCAGGGGCAGTGAGCTTGAGCTTGTGAGCGCGATCTACCAGCAGTTCTTCAGCAGATTGAGGCAGGCCAGCACGCAGGTAATTGCGGAAGCCATCAGCTTTTGGTTCCAGTACAGCAAACGAATCAGCATCGGTCATTTCCTGAGTTGCATCCATGCGTCCCGGAGAAAACGGTACGGTTACATTGTGCCCTGCCTTCTTCGCAGCTGATTCGACCGCTGCACATCCTCCCAGAACAATCAAGTCTGCCAGCGACACTTTCTTGCCACCAGTCTGAGTCTGGTTGAATTCCTGCTGGATTTTTTCCAGAGATTGAATCACCTTGGCTACGCCAGCCTGCTGGTTGACTTCCCAGTCTTTCTGGGGAGCGAGTCGAATGCGTGCACCGTTGGCGCCACCTCGGAAATCACTGCCCCGGAAGGTGGATGCTGATGCCCATGCTGTCGTTACCAGTTGGGAAACGGGTATGCCCGCTTCAAGAATCTTACTCTTGAGGCTGGCAACATCCTTTTCATCGATCAGGGGATGATCGACATCAGGGATGGGATCCTGCCACAGTTGGGCCTTAGGAACTGATGTTCCAAGCAAACGGGAAACTGGTCCCATATCGCGATGAGTCAGCTTATACCAGGCTTTGGCAAAAGCTTCATCGAACTGATCGGGGTTCTCGTGGAATCGTTTCGAGATCTTGGCATAGGCAGGATCCATCTTCAATGCTATGTCGGTGGTGAACATCATGGGAGCATGCGACTTGGATTTGTCGAATGGGTCAGGCACTATTCCCTTGGCGTTCTCATCAGTTGGGGTCCACTGCCAGGCGCCTGCCGGGCTTTTGTTCAGTTTCCAATCATAACGGAACAGGTTATCGAAATATCCGTGCGACCACTTCGTTGGTGTGGCAGTCCAGGCGCCTTCCAGGCCGCTGGTGATGGTGTCGCCCGCCTTGCCTTTGCCAAATTTGTTTATCCAGCCAAGCCCCTGCTCTTCGATGTCGGCTGCTTCAGGTTCCGGCCCTACATTCTTATCCGGGCTGGCTGCACCATGTGCTTTGCCGAATGTGTGCCCACCTGCGATTAAGGCAACCGTTTCTTCGTCATTCATGGCCATGCGACCGAATGTTTCGCGGATGTCGCGAGCAGCAGCCAGTGGATCAGGTTTGCCATTGGGGCCTTCAGGATTGACATAAATCAAACCCATCTGCACAGCTGCGAGAGGGTTTTCCAGTTTACGATCGCCAGTGTATCGTTTGTCATCGAGCCATTTGCCTTCTGGTCCCCAGTAGATATCTTCCTG of the Planctomycetia bacterium genome contains:
- the katG gene encoding catalase/peroxidase HPI; translated protein: MASGGTCPVTGATISVKKAVPAQQAAAPMNNYTNKDWWPNQLKLNILHQNSPAGNPMGQQFNYAEEFKKLDVDAVKKDIMKLMTNSQEWWPADYGHYGPFFIRMAWHSAGTYRVADGRGGARYGTQRFAPLNSWPDNANLDKARRLLWPIKQKYGNKLSWADLMILTGNCALESMGFKTFGFAGGREDVWEPQEDIYWGPEGKWLDDKRYTGDRKLENPLAAVQMGLIYVNPEGPNGKPDPLAAARDIRETFGRMAMNDEETVALIAGGHTFGKAHGAASPDKNVGPEPEAADIEEQGLGWINKFGKGKAGDTITSGLEGAWTATPTKWSHGYFDNLFRYDWKLNKSPAGAWQWTPTDENAKGIVPDPFDKSKSHAPMMFTTDIALKMDPAYAKISKRFHENPDQFDEAFAKAWYKLTHRDMGPVSRLLGTSVPKAQLWQDPIPDVDHPLIDEKDVASLKSKILEAGIPVSQLVTTAWASASTFRGSDFRGGANGARIRLAPQKDWEVNQQAGVAKVIQSLEKIQQEFNQTQTGGKKVSLADLIVLGGCAAVESAAKKAGHNVTVPFSPGRMDATQEMTDADSFAVLEPKADGFRNYLRAGLPQSAEELLVDRAHKLKLTAPEMTVLVGGLRALNANTGNSKLGVFTKRPETLTNDFFLNLLDLNTEWKKSDKGEGLFEGKDRKTGEVKWTGTRADLIFGSNSQLRAIAEVYGSDDAQQKFVNDFVAAWNKVMNLDRFDLDPSFRKTAKK